A window of the Mesorhizobium opportunistum WSM2075 genome harbors these coding sequences:
- a CDS encoding AMP-binding protein — MQILIPTLSGPRRPVRFGHDKIGNVIATTLEKFASNTAVHTSENGEISYQELGMSASSLVRRFEAIGLQPGDAVIVKLPRSVDLVTVILATQMMGVAFVPVDPSESNQRLDPILRNTNANAIVSQDASGSIHVEHLLTRGVSNSAFSDISYIMHTSGTTGTPKGVPVSQTALLNLVDWYIDMLDLSEGIRISQLTRPTFDLSVPEFFVPFATGGTIVLPATELRGQIMQTIEFLIQSKTNVVQIVPTLLRRFLGALERLPYIVEQLTDLRYVICNGESLPDSLRKRFYSIIPRANLINSYGPTECCVAVSYHYCQRCDADLPMYIGKPACNIDFFVLDSAKSGVGFEVEGELWVGGMQTSKGYVGDDAQSQLRFVPFITSNGEQVLYRTGDYVLASEEQGLRFVGRKDDQIKFRGIRLEKGEITSAIDRTGLCADSAVVVVDRDDDMGQELVCIVTPTSVDVDDVRRRLSDALPNDRVPRLVTPLVELPFTANGKLDQRTLERTAKEALRANVSCAAPQTEHATASPLDHLLRAVHAVTRKWVLPSSIARECNIDSLNFLEIQVKLAETGLMFCDDVYREQDLSLEEWARRIQPVDRSGSQAGARGKSGQAAEFRDELARIIGYIESLTPSTIVLHSSLVALRNVTANEIASILLEGIERVSASSTVILPAFTLSYCATRYFHWTKTKSETGVLADLVMRELPAGRTKHPAYSMVVTGPRAHELCQTEWWRCSPFGDDSIFGLISRLGGLVMGLGTSDATHVHRCELLAHVPYMKTIDIEGVLDFGTGPFNGSSSIYVRDVVGRPEYRFLSRNVARDVHELKEVTREFALGGTYARLVSVRDMESIWVPAMRNEPYGFLWEERRSEAQRAYPMEKLPKNYPTLVNSSDSEASK, encoded by the coding sequence ATGCAGATTCTGATACCGACCCTCTCGGGTCCGCGCCGGCCGGTACGTTTTGGCCACGACAAAATCGGAAATGTTATCGCCACGACTTTGGAAAAATTTGCGTCGAACACCGCTGTTCATACGAGCGAGAATGGCGAGATAAGTTACCAGGAGTTGGGGATGTCCGCGTCGAGTCTTGTGCGGCGTTTCGAGGCCATCGGCCTCCAGCCTGGCGATGCGGTGATTGTCAAGCTCCCCCGATCAGTTGATTTGGTCACGGTCATTCTTGCTACCCAAATGATGGGCGTTGCGTTCGTGCCTGTTGATCCATCTGAATCCAACCAGCGGTTGGACCCCATACTCCGCAACACAAACGCCAATGCAATCGTTAGTCAGGATGCAAGCGGTTCCATCCACGTTGAGCACCTTCTGACACGCGGTGTCAGCAACTCGGCGTTCTCGGACATCTCATACATCATGCATACCTCCGGGACCACGGGAACCCCGAAAGGGGTACCAGTTTCCCAGACGGCTCTTCTGAATCTGGTCGACTGGTATATCGATATGCTCGATTTGTCGGAGGGCATCCGCATATCGCAGCTTACGCGGCCAACGTTCGATCTCTCGGTCCCCGAGTTCTTTGTCCCATTTGCGACCGGAGGGACAATTGTCTTGCCCGCTACAGAACTCCGTGGACAGATTATGCAGACAATCGAATTCCTAATCCAAAGCAAAACGAATGTTGTTCAGATCGTTCCAACACTGCTGCGTCGCTTCTTGGGAGCACTTGAGCGTCTTCCCTACATAGTAGAACAGTTAACGGATCTCAGATATGTGATCTGCAACGGTGAATCCTTGCCAGATTCACTTAGGAAGAGATTCTACTCTATCATTCCACGGGCGAATCTAATAAACAGCTACGGCCCCACTGAGTGTTGCGTTGCCGTTAGCTATCACTATTGCCAACGTTGTGATGCTGATCTGCCAATGTACATCGGCAAACCCGCATGCAACATTGACTTCTTTGTTCTTGACAGCGCCAAATCCGGCGTTGGGTTTGAAGTCGAGGGCGAGCTCTGGGTGGGAGGCATGCAGACGTCCAAAGGCTACGTGGGTGACGATGCCCAATCGCAGCTGCGCTTCGTGCCATTCATTACGTCCAACGGTGAACAAGTGCTGTATCGTACTGGAGACTATGTCTTGGCGTCGGAAGAGCAGGGATTGCGGTTTGTCGGAAGGAAGGATGATCAGATTAAGTTTCGAGGGATCCGACTGGAGAAAGGGGAAATTACGAGCGCGATCGATCGGACGGGCCTATGCGCAGATTCCGCGGTTGTCGTAGTGGATAGAGATGACGACATGGGGCAGGAGTTGGTCTGCATCGTCACGCCCACGAGCGTCGACGTGGATGATGTTCGCCGGCGGCTCTCGGATGCACTGCCGAATGATCGTGTTCCGAGGCTCGTTACGCCTCTTGTCGAGCTTCCTTTTACCGCCAATGGAAAACTGGACCAGCGCACCCTTGAGAGAACTGCCAAGGAGGCGCTCAGGGCGAACGTGAGTTGTGCTGCACCCCAAACAGAACATGCAACGGCGTCACCGTTGGACCACTTGCTGAGAGCGGTACACGCCGTCACGCGAAAATGGGTATTACCCAGCTCGATAGCTCGGGAGTGCAACATTGATTCGCTGAACTTCCTCGAGATACAGGTCAAGTTGGCCGAAACCGGCCTTATGTTCTGCGACGACGTCTATCGAGAGCAAGACTTGTCGCTTGAGGAGTGGGCAAGGCGAATCCAACCAGTCGATCGCAGCGGATCTCAAGCGGGCGCCAGAGGCAAGAGCGGACAGGCTGCCGAATTTAGGGACGAGCTCGCGCGGATTATCGGATACATTGAGTCACTGACACCCAGCACGATTGTGCTGCATTCGTCGCTTGTGGCATTGAGGAATGTAACTGCGAATGAGATAGCATCCATTCTTCTTGAAGGGATAGAGCGCGTCTCCGCGTCGTCCACGGTTATTCTTCCAGCGTTCACATTAAGCTACTGCGCTACGCGGTATTTTCATTGGACGAAGACAAAGTCTGAAACAGGAGTGTTGGCCGACCTTGTGATGCGAGAGCTTCCCGCTGGGCGCACCAAACATCCCGCTTATTCAATGGTCGTGACCGGCCCGAGAGCGCACGAATTGTGCCAGACGGAATGGTGGAGATGCAGTCCGTTCGGTGATGACTCGATATTTGGGTTGATCAGCCGGCTCGGAGGCCTTGTCATGGGCCTCGGTACGTCAGATGCCACGCATGTGCACCGCTGCGAACTGTTGGCTCACGTGCCTTATATGAAAACGATCGATATCGAGGGTGTCTTAGACTTCGGGACGGGGCCGTTTAACGGCTCATCATCAATCTATGTCCGCGATGTCGTGGGAAGGCCGGAATACAGATTTCTTTCGCGCAATGTCGCCCGTGACGTTCATGAATTGAAGGAGGTCACACGTGAGTTCGCGCTGGGTGGAACCTACGCGAGGCTCGTCAGCGTGAGAGACATGGAGTCCATTTGGGTTCCCGCCATGCGCAATGAGCCATATGGCTTCCTCTGGGAAGAGCGCAGGAGCGAAGCGCAACGCGCATATCCCATGGAGAAGTTGCCGAAGAACTATCCAACCCTTGTAAACTCATCTGATTCGGAAGCTTCAAAATGA
- a CDS encoding CocE/NonD family hydrolase, protein MCRQDANVLRVFRQVLGVPKSSPRRMNEVEEAVERRIIRGFRWPAASPQSSETVTIRTVHNLRVPMRDGVELAADLICADGALGRASPAILIRTPYDKTNQRSWSAEFYRKLVENGYVVIVVDVRGRFNSGGKFKPYFNEAIDGYDTIEWIARQEWCDGNVGMHGTSYVGQTQWYAASEAPPHLRAIVPIVSPPGSLWRNEPIFNGALLISFGEWAVGMGDRSWQVTDFSEIWSQQQEYFEAIPSSCLPEMAGASIDWWREWLEHPTYDGFWAAGSYERYERMAVPALSITGWWDMNFPGSPLNFERMRDQGLTESARRGQRLVIGPWAHRVNKTTTLSGLDFGPSAVVSLDDYILQFYDHWLKGKQNQLSKESLVRVFVAGANEWWAMDDWPLVTTEYTSLYLRAPQNDDARSDGQLSWSPPTSAEEADSYVYDPRESPRMLWRLEAGPVDDRAIRGCEGVLCYTSEVLTAPLDVVGWVTMRLYASSSARDTDWHVRLVDLYPDGSARFLTRGVLRARYRDSLASPRLLEPHEPTLFEFSMDATGNRFLPGHRIGIEVMSSWFTQYDRNLNGGTANPFQETEPIVAHQRVFHQPGLESCVILPIIPSQH, encoded by the coding sequence ATGTGTCGGCAAGACGCCAACGTCCTACGCGTGTTCCGCCAGGTGCTGGGTGTGCCCAAGTCGAGCCCAAGAAGGATGAATGAAGTGGAAGAAGCAGTGGAGCGACGGATCATTCGCGGATTTAGGTGGCCGGCAGCGTCGCCCCAAAGTTCCGAGACAGTGACCATAAGAACGGTGCACAATCTGCGTGTCCCGATGCGCGATGGGGTCGAGTTGGCTGCTGACCTGATCTGTGCGGACGGAGCCCTTGGACGTGCTTCGCCTGCGATTCTGATCAGAACGCCATACGACAAGACAAACCAGCGCTCTTGGAGTGCGGAGTTCTACCGGAAACTTGTTGAGAACGGCTACGTCGTGATAGTAGTCGATGTTCGAGGCCGCTTCAACTCCGGCGGGAAATTCAAGCCGTACTTCAATGAGGCCATCGACGGCTACGACACCATCGAATGGATCGCTCGACAGGAGTGGTGCGATGGAAATGTCGGCATGCATGGTACGTCGTATGTCGGTCAAACGCAGTGGTACGCCGCATCTGAGGCTCCACCACATTTGCGCGCCATAGTTCCTATCGTTTCGCCGCCGGGGTCGCTGTGGCGGAATGAGCCAATCTTTAATGGTGCGCTGCTCATATCATTCGGAGAATGGGCTGTCGGTATGGGAGATCGCAGCTGGCAAGTCACCGACTTCAGCGAGATATGGTCGCAACAGCAGGAGTATTTCGAGGCCATCCCTTCCAGCTGCCTTCCGGAGATGGCCGGAGCATCAATAGACTGGTGGCGGGAGTGGCTTGAACATCCCACCTACGACGGCTTCTGGGCCGCCGGCTCCTATGAGCGCTATGAACGAATGGCCGTCCCAGCGCTTAGTATTACCGGGTGGTGGGACATGAACTTTCCCGGCTCTCCACTTAATTTTGAGCGAATGCGCGATCAGGGACTCACAGAGAGTGCTAGGCGCGGGCAACGATTGGTCATCGGGCCATGGGCACACCGAGTAAACAAGACGACCACCCTATCAGGACTTGATTTTGGCCCGTCAGCTGTGGTTAGCCTCGATGACTACATCCTGCAGTTCTACGACCATTGGCTCAAAGGCAAACAGAATCAATTGAGCAAGGAGTCATTAGTAAGGGTGTTTGTAGCGGGCGCCAACGAGTGGTGGGCGATGGACGATTGGCCACTCGTGACCACTGAGTACACGTCCTTGTACCTCCGAGCCCCGCAGAATGATGATGCTCGGAGCGACGGACAGCTTTCGTGGAGCCCTCCAACGAGCGCCGAGGAAGCAGATTCCTACGTTTACGACCCTCGTGAATCGCCTCGCATGCTGTGGCGCTTGGAAGCAGGGCCCGTGGATGATCGAGCGATTCGAGGATGCGAGGGCGTCCTGTGTTATACGAGTGAAGTGCTCACGGCCCCGTTGGATGTTGTCGGTTGGGTGACTATGAGGCTGTATGCGTCGTCATCGGCGCGGGATACAGACTGGCATGTCCGTCTTGTTGACCTCTATCCCGATGGTTCGGCTAGGTTCCTGACTCGTGGCGTCCTGCGTGCCCGATACCGCGATTCTCTCGCTAGCCCTCGCCTCCTAGAGCCGCACGAGCCAACCCTCTTCGAGTTCTCAATGGACGCAACCGGGAATCGGTTCCTTCCAGGCCACCGAATCGGTATCGAAGTCATGAGTTCGTGGTTCACGCAGTACGATCGCAATCTGAATGGTGGGACTGCAAACCCATTCCAAGAGACTGAACCGATAGTTGCGCACCAGCGCGTTTTTCACCAGCCAGGGCTCGAATCCTGTGTGATCCTGCCCATAATCCCGTCTCAACATTGA
- a CDS encoding LuxR family transcriptional regulator codes for MEFSRIAAELGLFLDTTNDVAESEQLFELLSAFALNFDCPWIAYGPLAPEQRVLKPTRPDSAMMWNYPDEWQERYLKMGYAKIDPLIKKGRKGVGPFRWSEVYTHESTTENERRVLDEAGTFGLKSGVTVPLHGPAGSFKLMCFAKSADCELENRAITYLQIAAVQFHLRVAKLGTQRSSEHAYKISDRERECIHWISKGKTSGEIGTILGRSQNTVDFHVKNVMRKLDTTRRTALAAKAVELGIIEP; via the coding sequence ATGGAATTCTCGCGGATTGCGGCCGAGTTAGGCTTATTCCTCGACACGACTAATGATGTCGCTGAATCCGAACAGTTGTTCGAATTGTTGTCCGCGTTTGCGCTGAATTTCGATTGCCCGTGGATAGCCTATGGCCCGCTTGCACCAGAACAAAGGGTTTTGAAGCCGACCCGACCGGACTCTGCGATGATGTGGAATTACCCTGATGAATGGCAGGAGCGCTACTTAAAGATGGGTTATGCCAAAATAGACCCGCTCATCAAGAAAGGTCGAAAGGGGGTAGGGCCCTTCCGGTGGAGTGAGGTTTATACCCACGAAAGCACAACTGAAAATGAACGCCGCGTCCTGGACGAGGCGGGGACGTTCGGCTTGAAGTCAGGCGTTACCGTTCCGCTACATGGCCCCGCTGGCAGCTTTAAGCTTATGTGTTTTGCTAAATCCGCGGACTGCGAATTGGAAAATAGAGCGATCACCTATCTGCAAATTGCCGCGGTACAGTTTCATCTGAGGGTTGCGAAGCTCGGAACGCAGAGGTCATCGGAGCACGCCTATAAGATCTCTGATAGGGAAAGAGAGTGCATTCATTGGATATCGAAAGGAAAAACGTCAGGGGAAATAGGGACGATATTAGGACGGTCCCAAAACACGGTTGATTTCCATGTGAAAAACGTAATGCGGAAGTTGGATACGACCCGCAGAACGGCACTTGCTGCGAAAGCTGTGGAACTTGGGATTATCGAACCATAG
- a CDS encoding 1-aminocyclopropane-1-carboxylate deaminase, with protein MLKKFPRYPLTFGPTPIEKLDRLGKHLGGKVEIYAKREDCNSGLAFGGNKLRKLEYIVPDAIASDADTLVTVGGVQSNHTRIVAAVAARIGMKCLLVQESWVPHDDVVYDRVGNILLSRILGAEVRLVDEGFDIGVRHSWEKALYDVKARGGRPYAIPAGASVHKYGGLGYVGFAYEVRAQEKQLGFAFDYIVVCTVTGSTHAGMIVGFAKDGRQRNVIGIDASATPAKSKAQVLSIAQHTAMLVNLGTDLVEADIVLLEDYAYPRYGVPSEETKQAIRLCARLEGMITDPVYEGKSMQGMIDLVQKGVFPEGSRVLYAHLGGAPAINGYGYTFRNG; from the coding sequence GAAGCTCGATCGCCTCGGCAAACATCTGGGCGGCAAGGTAGAGATCTACGCCAAACGCGAGGACTGCAATTCAGGTCTTGCTTTCGGTGGAAACAAGCTGCGTAAGCTCGAATACATTGTTCCGGATGCGATCGCGTCAGATGCCGATACGCTGGTCACCGTAGGGGGCGTGCAGTCCAATCACACCCGGATAGTCGCAGCGGTCGCCGCCAGGATCGGCATGAAATGTCTTCTGGTTCAGGAGAGCTGGGTTCCACATGACGACGTTGTCTACGACCGGGTCGGCAACATTCTTTTGAGCCGCATCTTGGGCGCAGAGGTGCGCCTGGTCGACGAGGGCTTTGACATAGGTGTCCGCCACAGTTGGGAAAAAGCGCTATATGACGTCAAGGCACGGGGCGGCAGACCTTATGCGATACCGGCCGGGGCCTCTGTCCACAAATACGGTGGCCTTGGCTATGTGGGGTTCGCTTACGAGGTGCGCGCCCAGGAGAAACAGCTTGGGTTTGCCTTCGACTACATTGTGGTCTGCACTGTCACAGGTTCAACGCATGCCGGCATGATCGTCGGGTTCGCGAAGGACGGTCGACAGCGCAACGTGATCGGTATCGATGCATCCGCCACTCCAGCAAAGAGCAAGGCGCAGGTGCTTAGTATTGCCCAACATACAGCGATGCTCGTCAACCTCGGAACCGATCTTGTCGAGGCTGACATCGTGTTGCTCGAGGACTACGCGTACCCGCGCTATGGCGTTCCGTCTGAGGAAACCAAGCAAGCGATCCGTCTGTGCGCGCGTCTCGAGGGTATGATTACTGATCCGGTCTATGAGGGCAAATCGATGCAAGGGATGATCGACCTCGTCCAGAAAGGCGTCTTTCCAGAGGGGTCGAGGGTCCTTTACGCCCATCTGGGTGGCGCGCCCGCAATCAATGGTTACGGCTACACCTTCCGTAACGGCTGA